One genomic segment of Musa acuminata AAA Group cultivar baxijiao chromosome BXJ3-3, Cavendish_Baxijiao_AAA, whole genome shotgun sequence includes these proteins:
- the LOC103979678 gene encoding uncharacterized protein LOC103979678 yields MAAAEARAAWQRTANRYLVQEDAKRAPKLACCSSSTPQSDSSNGNTASAQDSPGPNFMPFSRNLTNAYLSPETKWWLQLQPNFGYQNELICEQLSSLEDEADENMETAVPKSKLGGESLPVDFVLQKEVCFMESSWVVSTAFEKHGSETRIKEMKTTTSYSQQLLKPKTSMVNYLDKKDGVLDLKPVDQFTSCRPEKASSYFETSWAGGNNSEPWWRIADKDELALLVAQKSLHRIENCDLPKPSQTVHVSRDPLSAPENSDTSGIFQSSLGRKLNADICNGNKYSCNTSTSVKSDNKNLSSSERGYMLHDSEKPYSDSGGYVKNEQPERNQTCEDDLSRAQLLEALCHSQTRARKAEMAAQKAYDEKEHIVKLLLRQASHLFAYKQWLLMLQLENLFLQLRIKEHQISTVIPVLPWIAPKGKLSSEGKITRRRRKKHKREICKYAVALSLGLGLAGMGLLFGWTIGWLFPPAL; encoded by the exons ATGGCAGCTGCGGAAGCCAGAGCTGCTTGGCAGCGCACTGCAAACCGTTATCTAGTCCAGGAAGATGCAAAAAGAGCTCCAAAATTAGCTTGCTGTTCTTCATCTACCCCACAAAGTGATTCAAGCAATGGGAATACAGCAAGTGCACAAGATTCCCCTGGCCCTAACTTCATGCCTTTTAGCAGGAATCTCACGAATGCCTATCTATCACCTGAAACAAAATGGTGGCTTCAGCTGCAACCCAACTTTGGATACCAGAATGAGCTTATTTGTGAGCAGCTAAGCTCCTTAGAAGATGAGGCTGACGAGAACATGGAAACTGCAGTCCCAAAATCGAAGCTGGGTGGGGAGTCTTTGCCAGTTGACTTTGTCCTTCAAAAGGAGGTGTGTTTTATGGAATCTTCTTGGGTGGTATCAACAGCTTTCGAGAAACATGGTTCTGAAACCAGGATCAAAGAGATGAAGACAACAACCAGCTATTCACAACAGCTGCTAAAGCCGAAAACGTCTATGGTGAATTATCTTGATAAAAAGGATGGGGTTCTGGATTTGAAGCCCGTTGATCAATTTACTTCGTGCAGGCCAGAGAAAGCCTCTTCGTACTTTGAAACATCATGGGCTGGGGGTAATAATTCTGAGCCATGGTGGCGTATTGCAGACAAAGATGAGTTGGCTCTGCTGGTAGCACAAAAATCACTGCACCGTATTGAAAACTGTGATCTGCCTAAGCCGAGCCAAACAGTTCATGTTTCTAGGGACCCACTTTCTGCTCCTGAGAATTCGGATACTAGTGGAATATTTCAATCATCTCTGGGTAGAAAGCTAAATGCAGACATATGCAACGGCAACAAATACTCATGTAACACATCTACTTCTGTGAAATCTGACAACAAGAACTTGTCTTCCAGTGAAAGAGGCTATATGCTGCATGATTCAGAGAAACCATACAG TGACTCTGGAGGTTATGTGAAAAATGAACAACCCGAACGTAACCAGACATGTGAGGATGACCTTTCAAGAGCTCAGCTGTTGGAGGCACTTTGCCATTCCCAGACCCGTGCTAGGAAAGCTGAAATGGCAGCCCAGAAAGCTTACGATGAGAAGGAACATATAGTCAAGCTATTGTTGAGACAGGCTTCTCATCTATTTGCATACAAGCAGTGGCTACTAATGTTGCAGCTTGAGAACCTGTTTCTCCAGCTCAGGATAAAGGAGCACCAGATATCGACGGTTATCCCTGTGCTGCCTTGGATAGCACCCAAGGGGAAGTTATCCAGCGAAGGTAAGAtaacaaggaggaggaggaaaaagcACAAACGTGAAATATGCAAATATGCAGTTGCATTATCTCTTGGATTGGGTCTGGCTGGCATGGGGTTGCTCTTCGGCTGGACCATCGGATGGTTGTTTCCTCCTGCTTTATAG
- the LOC103979677 gene encoding B2 protein encodes MEGHGSSSSRDNTSFWQFSDQLRLHTSTFSNLSLGDSIWSDSFDARRTDERRNLDSSAPLSADFNPNPWKMTYTNHKLAFGTYNNNYNSQLNRYNAVDDNGKHTNDGVAKNGNYFTGNNIDYKYGGGETKNYFNKAIGKPANFGPGSSKKSNINVSNDGNLGKKKKNTNNSNNNHNNSNNNNNDRGGAVDKRFKTLPPGEALPRNEAIGGYIFVCNNETMPENLTRQLFGLPSRYRDSVRAIKPGLPLFLYNYSTHQLYGIFEAASFGGTNIDPTAWEDKKCPGESRFPAQVRVVTRRIYDPLEEDAFRPILHHYDGPKFRLELNVEEALKLLDIFAENDNA; translated from the exons ATGGAGGGccacggcagcagcagcagcagggacAACACCTCGTTCTGGCAGTTCAGCGACCAGCTCCGGCTGCACACCTCCACCTTCTCCAACCTCTCACTCGGCGACAGCATATGGAGCGACTCCTTCGACGCCAGGCGCACCGACGAGCGCCGCAACCTCGACAGCTCAGCCCCCCTGTCGGCCGACTTCAACCCCAACCCCTGGAAGATGACATACACTAATCACAAGCTCGCCTTCGGTACCTACAACAACAACTACAACAGCCAACTCAACCGCTACAACGCCGTCGACGACAACGGCAAGCACACCAACGACGGCGTCGCCAAGAACGGGAATTACTTCACCGGCAACAACATCGATTACAAATACGGCGGCGGGGAGACCAAGAACTACTTCAACAAAGCTATCGGCAAGCCGGCCAATTTTGGCCCCGGCAGTAGCAAGAAGAGCAACATCAACGTTAGCAACGATGGCAAcctggggaagaagaagaagaacaccaacaacagcaacaacaatcacaacaacagcaacaacaacaacaacgacaGAGGTGGGGCCGTGGACAAGAGATTCAAGACGCTGCCGCCTGGGGAAGCGCTGCCGAGGAACGAGGCCATCGGAGGTTATATCTTCGTCTGCAACAACGAAACCATGCCGGAGAATCTCACCAGGCAGCTCTTTG GTCTGCCATCGAGATACAGGGATTCGGTCCGAGCAATCAAACCGGGGTTGCCGCTTTTCCTCTACAACTACTCAACCCATCAGCTCTACGGGATCTTTGAG GCGGCGAGTTTTGGAGGAACCAACATCGATCCCACAGCTTGGGAGGACAAGAAATGCCCCGGCGAGTCCCGTTTCCCAGCTCAG GTGAGAGTGGTGACGAGGAGGATCTATGACCCCCTGGAGGAGGATGCTTTCAGGCCCATACTCCACCACTACGATGGCCCCAAGTTCCGATTGGAATTGAACGTGGAGGAG gCACTGAAGCTCCTTGATATCTTTGCCGAGAACGACAACGCTTGA